In Pontimonas salivibrio, the sequence CCAGCTGTTCCCGAAGTGTCTCTCGACGAGATGGCCACACTGTTAGAGGCATCGTCGTGGTCGATTGTTGCTGAACGTGACGGCCAAGTAGTGGGCTTTGTGATCTGTTTTGACCCCGGTGTTGACTACGACTCGGAAAATTACCGCTACTTCGAAGGCCGCTACACCAGCCACTTCTACATCGACCGGATTGTGATTGATCCCCGCTACAGGGGAATGAAGCTGGGTGCGACGCTCTACCAAGAAGTGTTTAACCGAGCCCAAGATCAAGGCCACGCCCAGGTCACCTGCGAGGTGAACCTCGAACCTCCCAACCCGGCGAGCATCGCTTTTCACCGTAGGTTGGGGTTTGTGGATATCGATACTCAAGCAACTAAAGGCGGCAGCGTCGTGGTGCAACTGATGGCTGCCCCAGCACGCCATGTCTGAGGCTCCTGTCGTGAGCGTGGGAATTGTCATTCCCGCATACAACGAAGAGGACACCATTCGTGCCTGTGTGATGGCCGCGCTGGGCCAAACAGTCCCCGCGGATGAAATCATCATCGTGGATAACCGGTCCCGTGATCGCACTCGCCACATCGTTGAGGAACTCATCGCCCAACACCCCGACGCGCCGATTCGGGTTCTGAGCCAAGAATCCGAACAGGGCATTACCCCGACCAGAAATATGGGGTTCGACGCTGTCGAATCCGACGTCATTGGTCGGATTGATTCGGATACGTTGTTGGAGCCCAACTGGGTCGAGCAGGTCAAAAATGTTTTCGCAGATTCGAATGTGCACGCCGCGACCGGGCCAGTGATCTACTACGACATGCCCCTTCGTCGCTACATGGCCAGAGCCGATGACACGATGCGAAAAGCAATGTTTCGCTTAGCGACCAGCTACAAGTTCCTGTTCGGGACAAACATGGCTCTTCGCCGGGACGCCTGGTGGGCGGTGCGAGACGAAGTGTGTCTGGATTCAGACGACGACATGCACGAAGACATTGACCTCTCTGTGCACCTCTACGACCAAGGTTTTAAGGCGATCTACGCATCACACATGGTGGCGGGTATGTCGGCCAGGCGAGTCGAAGATACTCCGAAAGATTTTTACGACTACGTGCAACGCTTCGATCGCACCTACCGCCACCACGGGATTCGCAAACGACGCCTCAGGGCACCGGCGTGGGTGTATTTGGCCATTTACCCCATCGCCAAAGGTATGCGCTGGAGTCACAAGCTTCGAGAAAATCAAGTCTTCAAAATTCCCCGCATCGATCTGCGCTAAACTATTTCTGTAACACGGGAGTCTCGAGAAAGAGGCTGAGAGGAAGCAAACGCTTCGACCGTCGAACCTGATCCGGATCATGCCGGCGCAGGGAGGACCTCTACCCGTGCCACGTTATCAATCGATTACGAAAGGCACGTAATGAAGAAAATTGCGTTACTACTCGCCGGCCT encodes:
- a CDS encoding GNAT family N-acetyltransferase, which encodes MVTPPSTSEASLGSPVAVRDTLPGDASRLVQLNNGAVPAVPEVSLDEMATLLEASSWSIVAERDGQVVGFVICFDPGVDYDSENYRYFEGRYTSHFYIDRIVIDPRYRGMKLGATLYQEVFNRAQDQGHAQVTCEVNLEPPNPASIAFHRRLGFVDIDTQATKGGSVVVQLMAAPARHV
- a CDS encoding glycosyltransferase, with the protein product MSEAPVVSVGIVIPAYNEEDTIRACVMAALGQTVPADEIIIVDNRSRDRTRHIVEELIAQHPDAPIRVLSQESEQGITPTRNMGFDAVESDVIGRIDSDTLLEPNWVEQVKNVFADSNVHAATGPVIYYDMPLRRYMARADDTMRKAMFRLATSYKFLFGTNMALRRDAWWAVRDEVCLDSDDDMHEDIDLSVHLYDQGFKAIYASHMVAGMSARRVEDTPKDFYDYVQRFDRTYRHHGIRKRRLRAPAWVYLAIYPIAKGMRWSHKLRENQVFKIPRIDLR